One window of Dendropsophus ebraccatus isolate aDenEbr1 chromosome 13, aDenEbr1.pat, whole genome shotgun sequence genomic DNA carries:
- the LOC138770465 gene encoding olfactory receptor 12D2-like, translating to MDLAYNTSISHFVLLGLTDLTDLQVFLFVFFLMFYIINLIGNLSIMVITIIDTSLHTPMYYFLWNLSFLDICYSSVAVPKMLSDFLVMEKTISFAGCISQMHFFHFLGSPEVMLLTAMSYDRYVAIGNPLRYSAIMNTRVCWCLSLSSWVTGYFHSLLHTVMAAKLPFCGPNLVKHFFCDIKPLLKLACTDTSLNLKLLTRVTGTLATGTLLLTLLSYVFIIKFLLKIRTVEGRKRAFSTCSAHLTVVFLLYGTAIFTYLRPSTQESLDQDRAAAVLFTVITPALNPIIYTLRNKDMKKGMKKTLSNLILTIRRVLYFL from the coding sequence ATGGACTTGGCATATAACACCTCCATCTCTCACTTTGTCCTGCTTGGCCTAACAGATCTAACAGATCTCCAAGTTTTTTTGTTCGTTTTTTTCTTAATGTTTTATATCATCAACTTGATCGGTAACCTCTCCATCATGGTTATCACCATTATAGACACAAGCCTACATACTCCCATGTATTACTTTTTGTGGAATTTGTCATTTCTAGATATCTGTTACTCTTCTGTGGCTGTTCCCAAGATGCTTAGTGACTTCTTGGTCATGGAGAAGACCATCTCTTTTGCTGGCTGCATTTCCCAGATGCATTTCTTCCACTTTTTGGGGAGCCCAGAAGTCATGCTCCTAACAGCAATGTCATATGATCGCTATGTCGCCATTGGAAATCCATTGCGTTATTCTGCAATCATGAATACTAGAGTTTGCTGGTGTTTGTCCTTAAGCTCATGGGTTACTGGATATTTCCATTCCCTATTACATACAGTCATGGCAGCCAAGCTTCCATTTTGTGGACCAAATCTGGTAAAACATTTTTTCTGTGACATTAAACCCTTGCTTAAGCTGGCCTGTACCGATACTTCTCTCAATCTGAAACTTCTCACGAGGGTCACAGGAACATTGGCCACAGGAACCTTACTACTAACTCTTCTCTCATACGTTTTTATCATCAAATTTCTCCTAAAGATACGGACTGTAGAAGGCCGAAAGCGTGCGTTCTCTACCTGCAGCGCTCACCTTACCGTTGTCTTTTTACTATACGGAACAgctatttttacatatttacgACCATCAACGCAAGAGTCTTTAGATCAAGACCGAGCAGCTGCGGTTCTGTTCACTGTTATAACTCCGGCCTTAAATCCAATTATATATACACTAAGGAATAAAGACATGAAGAAAGGCATGAAGAAAACTCTAAGCAATTTGATTTTGACTATAAGGAGAgtgctttattttttataa